The following are encoded in a window of Streptomyces sp. SAT1 genomic DNA:
- a CDS encoding bifunctional albaflavenone monooxygenase/terpene synthase, with protein MTVESVKPEDRSQAGRQTGARTGRLPGEPPLAGGAVPLLGHGLRLARDPLAFLSGLRDHGEVVRLRLGPKTVYAVTAPDLTGTLALSPDYIIAGPLWESLESLLGKEGVATANGPLHRRQRRTIQPAFRLDVLPEYGPIMTEEAHALVERWRAGQVLDVTAESFRVAVRVAARCLMRGSYMDARAERICAALATLFSGMYQRMVVPLGPLYKVPVRSNREFNRALADLHLLVDEIVADRRAGGQKPDDLLTALLEAKDENGEPIGEQEIHDQVIAILTPGSETVGSMIMSLLLVLTERPDLGDKIRDEVKTVVGDRPVAFEDVRELRYTANVVTETLRLYPAVWILTRRTVADTELGGYRIPAGADVIYSPYAIQRDHRSYGRHEDFDPDRWLPERSKEVPKYAMSPFSVGNRKCPSDHFSMAELTLLTAAIAGAYRFEQAPGSDPRPRIGITLRPRRLLLRALPR; from the coding sequence ATGACCGTCGAGTCGGTGAAGCCCGAGGACAGGTCGCAGGCGGGTCGGCAGACAGGCGCGCGGACAGGCCGGCTGCCGGGGGAGCCGCCGCTGGCCGGCGGCGCCGTGCCGCTCCTCGGCCACGGGCTGCGGCTGGCCCGCGACCCGCTGGCCTTCCTGAGCGGGCTGCGCGACCACGGCGAGGTGGTCCGGCTCAGGCTCGGCCCCAAGACGGTGTACGCCGTCACCGCGCCCGACCTCACCGGGACGCTGGCGCTCAGCCCCGACTACATCATCGCCGGGCCGCTGTGGGAGTCGCTGGAGAGCCTGCTCGGCAAGGAGGGCGTGGCCACCGCCAACGGGCCGCTGCACCGGCGCCAGCGGCGCACCATCCAGCCCGCCTTCCGGCTCGACGTGCTCCCCGAGTACGGGCCGATCATGACCGAGGAGGCGCACGCCCTCGTCGAGCGGTGGCGCGCGGGGCAGGTGCTCGACGTGACCGCGGAGTCCTTCCGGGTCGCCGTGCGCGTCGCCGCGCGGTGCCTGATGCGCGGCAGCTACATGGACGCCCGCGCCGAGCGCATCTGCGCGGCCCTGGCCACCCTGTTCAGCGGCATGTACCAGCGCATGGTGGTGCCGCTGGGCCCCCTCTACAAGGTGCCGGTCAGGTCCAACCGCGAATTCAACCGCGCATTGGCCGATTTGCATCTCCTGGTCGATGAGATCGTCGCGGACCGGAGGGCAGGCGGTCAAAAACCGGACGATTTGCTGACGGCTTTGCTGGAGGCGAAGGACGAGAATGGCGAGCCTATTGGGGAGCAGGAGATCCATGATCAGGTGATCGCGATACTCACCCCGGGCAGCGAAACCGTCGGCTCCATGATCATGTCGCTGCTTCTCGTTCTCACCGAGCGCCCGGATCTCGGCGACAAGATCCGCGACGAGGTGAAAACCGTGGTGGGTGACCGCCCCGTCGCATTCGAGGACGTCCGAGAACTGCGGTACACAGCGAATGTCGTCACGGAGACACTGCGCCTCTATCCGGCCGTCTGGATTCTGACCCGCCGCACGGTCGCCGACACCGAACTGGGCGGCTACCGCATTCCGGCCGGCGCGGACGTCATCTACAGCCCCTACGCCATCCAGCGCGACCACCGCTCCTACGGGCGGCACGAGGACTTCGACCCGGACCGCTGGCTCCCGGAGCGCTCCAAGGAGGTCCCCAAGTACGCGATGAGCCCGTTCAGCGTGGGCAACCGCAAGTGCCCGAGCGACCACTTCTCGATGGCCGAACTCACCCTGCTCACCGCCGCGATCGCCGGCGCCTACCGCTTCGAGCAGGCGCCCGGCTCCGACCCCAGGCCGCGCATCGGGATCACGCTGCGCCCGCGCCGCCTGCTGCTGCGGGCGCTGCCCCGCTGA
- a CDS encoding GlxA family transcriptional regulator yields the protein MLQNVAAVLLDGVHPFELGVVCEVFGIDRSDDGLPRYDFAVVSAEGPSLGTHVGGLGITTPYGLDRLDEADLIAVPAGNDFATRVYPPELLAALRRAVDRGARVLSVCSGVFVLGAAGLLEGRRCAVHWHHAAELVRQYPHATVEPDVLYVDADPVITSAGTAAGIDACLHIVRKEQGTEVANKIARRMVVPPHRDGGQAQYIERPLPRSRCDTVGEVLVWMERHLDEEVTVEQLAARAHMSPRTFARRFQQETGTTPYRWILRQRVLLAQRLLEGTDETMDAIADRTGFGTAAALRHQFVRALGTTPNAYRRAFRGPQAA from the coding sequence ATGTTGCAGAACGTGGCCGCCGTCCTGCTGGACGGCGTGCACCCCTTCGAGCTGGGTGTGGTCTGCGAGGTCTTCGGCATCGACCGCAGCGACGACGGGCTGCCCCGGTACGACTTCGCGGTGGTCTCCGCCGAGGGGCCCTCGCTGGGCACCCATGTCGGCGGCCTGGGCATCACCACGCCGTACGGGCTCGACCGGCTCGACGAGGCCGACCTGATCGCCGTGCCCGCCGGGAACGACTTCGCCACCCGGGTCTACCCGCCCGAGCTGCTGGCCGCCCTCAGACGGGCCGTGGACCGGGGCGCGCGGGTGCTCAGCGTGTGCTCCGGCGTGTTCGTGCTGGGCGCCGCCGGGCTGCTGGAAGGGCGGCGCTGCGCGGTGCACTGGCACCACGCGGCCGAGCTGGTCCGGCAGTATCCGCACGCCACCGTCGAACCGGACGTGCTCTACGTCGACGCGGACCCGGTGATCACCTCGGCCGGCACGGCGGCCGGTATCGACGCCTGTCTGCACATCGTGCGCAAGGAGCAGGGCACCGAGGTGGCCAACAAGATCGCCCGGCGGATGGTGGTGCCGCCGCACCGGGACGGCGGCCAGGCGCAGTACATCGAGCGGCCGCTGCCGAGGTCCCGCTGCGACACCGTGGGCGAGGTGCTGGTCTGGATGGAGCGGCACCTCGACGAGGAGGTCACCGTCGAGCAGCTCGCCGCCCGCGCCCATATGTCCCCGCGCACCTTCGCCCGCCGCTTCCAGCAGGAGACGGGCACCACCCCGTACCGCTGGATCCTGCGCCAGCGGGTGCTGCTGGCGCAGCGCCTGCTGGAGGGCACGGACGAGACGATGGACGCGATCGCCGACCGCACCGGTTTCGGCACCGCGGCGGCCCTGCGCCACCAGTTCGTCCGCGCGCTGGGCACCACGCCGAACGCCTACCGGCGCGCGTTCAGGGGCCCGCAGGCCGCCTGA
- a CDS encoding ribonucleotide-diphosphate reductase subunit beta translates to MTSTTRNKNLLDPGFELTLRPMRYPDFYDRYRDAIKNTWHVEEVDLHSDVADLAKLTPSEQHLIGRLVAFFATGDSIVANNLVLTLYKHINSPEARLYLSRQLFEEAVHVQFYLTLLDTYLPDPEDRAAAFAAVENIPSIREKAEFCFTWMDSVEKLDRLETKADRRRFLLNLICFAACIEGLFFYGAFAYVYWFRSRGLLHGLATGTNWVFRDETMHMSFAFDVVDTVRKEEPDLFDDQLEQQVTDMLREAVEAELQFARDLCGDGLPGMNTESMRQYLECVADQRLTRLGFAPVYGSENPFSFMELQGVQELTNFFERRPSAYQVAVEGTVDLDEDF, encoded by the coding sequence ATGACCAGCACCACCCGCAACAAGAACCTGCTCGACCCGGGCTTCGAACTGACCCTGCGTCCCATGCGGTACCCGGACTTCTACGACCGCTACCGGGACGCCATCAAGAACACCTGGCACGTGGAGGAGGTCGACCTCCACTCGGACGTCGCCGACCTCGCCAAGCTCACCCCGAGCGAACAGCACCTCATCGGCCGCCTGGTGGCGTTCTTCGCCACCGGGGACTCGATCGTCGCCAACAACCTGGTGCTCACGCTCTACAAGCACATCAACTCCCCGGAGGCGCGCCTGTACCTGTCGCGCCAGCTGTTCGAGGAGGCCGTGCACGTCCAGTTCTATCTGACGCTGCTGGACACCTACCTGCCCGACCCGGAGGACCGCGCGGCGGCCTTCGCCGCGGTGGAGAACATCCCCTCCATCCGCGAGAAGGCGGAGTTCTGCTTCACGTGGATGGACTCGGTCGAGAAGCTGGACCGGCTGGAGACCAAGGCGGACCGCCGGCGCTTCCTGCTCAACCTGATCTGCTTCGCCGCGTGCATCGAGGGCCTGTTCTTCTACGGCGCCTTCGCCTACGTCTACTGGTTCCGCAGCCGCGGCCTGCTGCACGGTCTCGCCACGGGCACCAACTGGGTGTTCCGGGACGAGACGATGCACATGTCGTTCGCGTTCGACGTGGTGGACACCGTCCGCAAGGAGGAGCCGGACCTCTTCGACGACCAGCTGGAGCAGCAGGTCACCGACATGCTGCGGGAGGCCGTCGAGGCCGAGCTGCAGTTCGCGCGCGACCTGTGCGGTGACGGCCTCCCGGGGATGAACACCGAGTCGATGCGGCAGTACCTGGAGTGCGTGGCCGACCAGCGGCTGACCCGCCTGGGCTTCGCTCCGGTCTACGGCTCCGAGAACCCCTTCTCCTTCATGGAGCTCCAGGGTGTTCAGGAGCTGACCAACTTCTTCGAGCGGCGTCCGTCCGCGTACCAGGTCGCGGTGGAGGGCACCGTCGACCTGGACGAGGACTTCTGA
- a CDS encoding ribonucleoside-diphosphate reductase subunit alpha, whose translation MTIAPADPVSAEGRLENDGPGAALLRTLTELTADLPDADPGRVAAAALRGRSARADEAELRELATEAAAGLISEDPAYSRLAARLLTLSIRAEAASQGVTSFTESVAVGHREGLIADRTAAFTRLHAARLDALADPSADDRFGYFGLRTVHSRYLLRHPITRKVIETPQHFMLRVAAGLAEDDSPRAVDEVAALYGLMSRLDYLPSSPTLFNSGTRHPQMSSCYLLDSPKDELDSIYDRYHQVARLSKHAGGIGLAYSRIRSRGSLIRGTNGHSNGIVPFLKTLDASVAAVNQGGRRKGAAAVYLETWHSDIEEFLELRDNTGEDARRTHNLNLAHWVPDEFMRRVNADAQWSLFSPADVPELVDLWGDEFDAAYRRAEEAGLAQKTMPARELYGRMMRTLAQTGNGWMTFKDAANRTANQTAEPGHVIHSSNLCTEILEVTDDGETAVCNLGSVNLGAFADPETGDLDWERLDETVRTAVTFLDRVVDINFYPTEQAGRSNSRWRPVGLGAMGLQDVFFKLRLPFESPEAKALSTRIAERIMLAAYEASTDLAERPQAPSAGSGAGGTPIGPLPAWEKTRAARGVLHPDHYDVELTWPERWAALRERIAAVGMRNSLLLAIAPTATIASIAGVYECIEPQVSNLFKRETLSGEFLQVNSYLVRDLKTLGVWDARTREALRESNGSVQDLAWIPEDVRRLYRTAWEIGQRSLIDMAAARTPFLDQAQSLNLFLETPTIGKLSSMYAYAWKQGLKTTYYLRSRPATRIARAAQAQTRAAVPAQQVADPDAVACSLENPESCEACQ comes from the coding sequence GTGACCATCGCGCCCGCCGATCCGGTCTCAGCCGAGGGCCGCCTGGAGAACGACGGTCCCGGTGCCGCGCTGCTGCGGACCCTGACCGAGCTGACCGCCGACCTCCCCGACGCCGACCCCGGCCGGGTCGCCGCCGCCGCGCTGCGCGGCCGTTCGGCCCGCGCGGACGAGGCGGAGCTGCGGGAGCTGGCCACCGAGGCCGCGGCCGGGCTCATCTCCGAGGACCCCGCCTACTCCCGGCTCGCCGCCCGCCTGCTGACGCTCTCCATCCGGGCCGAGGCCGCCTCCCAGGGCGTCACCTCCTTCACCGAGTCCGTCGCCGTGGGCCACCGGGAGGGACTGATCGCCGACCGGACCGCCGCGTTCACCCGGCTGCACGCGGCCCGCCTGGACGCGCTGGCCGACCCGTCCGCCGACGACCGCTTCGGCTACTTCGGCCTGCGCACCGTGCACAGCCGCTACCTGCTGCGGCACCCGATCACCCGCAAGGTGATCGAGACGCCCCAGCACTTCATGCTGCGGGTGGCCGCCGGCCTCGCCGAGGACGACAGCCCCCGGGCCGTCGACGAGGTCGCCGCGCTCTACGGGCTGATGAGCCGCCTGGACTACCTCCCCTCCTCCCCCACGCTCTTCAACTCCGGCACCCGCCACCCGCAGATGTCCTCCTGCTATCTGCTCGACTCCCCCAAGGACGAGCTGGACAGCATCTACGACCGCTACCACCAGGTCGCCCGGCTCTCCAAGCACGCGGGCGGCATCGGGCTGGCCTACTCCCGCATCCGCTCGCGCGGTTCGCTGATCCGCGGCACCAACGGGCACTCCAACGGCATCGTGCCGTTCCTGAAGACCCTCGACGCCTCGGTGGCCGCGGTGAACCAGGGCGGGCGGCGCAAGGGCGCGGCGGCCGTCTACCTGGAGACCTGGCACTCCGACATCGAGGAGTTCCTGGAGCTGCGCGACAACACCGGTGAGGACGCGCGCCGCACCCACAACCTCAACCTGGCGCACTGGGTACCGGACGAGTTCATGCGCCGGGTCAACGCCGACGCGCAGTGGTCGCTGTTCTCCCCGGCGGACGTGCCGGAGCTGGTGGACCTGTGGGGCGACGAGTTCGACGCGGCCTACCGCAGGGCCGAGGAGGCCGGGCTCGCGCAGAAGACGATGCCCGCCCGCGAGCTGTACGGCCGGATGATGCGCACCCTGGCGCAGACCGGCAACGGCTGGATGACCTTCAAGGACGCCGCCAACCGCACCGCCAACCAGACGGCGGAGCCCGGCCACGTCATCCACTCCTCGAACCTGTGCACGGAGATCCTGGAGGTCACCGACGACGGGGAGACGGCGGTCTGCAACCTCGGCTCGGTCAACCTCGGCGCCTTCGCCGACCCCGAGACGGGTGACCTGGACTGGGAGCGGCTGGACGAGACGGTCCGCACCGCCGTCACCTTCCTGGACCGGGTCGTCGACATCAACTTCTACCCGACCGAGCAGGCGGGCCGCTCCAACTCCCGCTGGCGGCCGGTCGGCCTGGGCGCGATGGGCCTCCAGGACGTCTTCTTCAAGCTGCGCCTGCCCTTCGAGTCCCCCGAGGCGAAGGCCCTGTCGACCCGCATCGCCGAGCGGATCATGCTGGCCGCCTACGAGGCGTCCACCGACCTCGCCGAACGCCCCCAAGCACCTTCGGCAGGCTCCGGTGCAGGGGGGACCCCCATCGGGCCCCTGCCCGCCTGGGAGAAGACCCGCGCCGCCCGGGGCGTGCTGCACCCCGACCACTACGACGTGGAGCTGACCTGGCCCGAGCGCTGGGCGGCCCTGCGCGAGCGGATCGCCGCCGTCGGCATGCGCAACTCGCTGCTGCTGGCCATCGCGCCGACCGCCACCATCGCCTCCATCGCGGGCGTCTACGAGTGCATCGAGCCGCAGGTCTCCAACCTGTTCAAGCGCGAGACGCTCTCGGGTGAGTTCCTCCAGGTCAACTCCTACCTGGTGCGCGACCTCAAGACGCTCGGCGTCTGGGACGCCCGCACCCGCGAGGCGCTGCGCGAGTCCAACGGCTCGGTGCAGGACCTCGCGTGGATCCCGGAGGACGTACGGCGGCTGTACCGCACGGCGTGGGAGATCGGGCAGCGCTCTCTGATCGACATGGCCGCGGCCCGCACCCCGTTCCTCGACCAGGCGCAGTCGCTGAACCTGTTCCTGGAGACGCCGACCATCGGCAAGCTCTCCTCGATGTACGCCTACGCCTGGAAGCAGGGTCTGAAGACCACCTACTACCTGCGCTCCCGTCCGGCGACCCGGATCGCCCGCGCCGCCCAGGCGCAGACCCGCGCCGCCGTCCCCGCCCAGCAGGTGGCCGACCCCGACGCGGTCGCCTGCTCCCTTGAGAACCCCGAGTCCTGCGAGGCCTGCCAGTGA
- the mctP gene encoding monocarboxylate uptake permease MctP, with the protein MKDGVNGVALGVFIFFFLLVTVMGFLAARWRRADNEHSLDEWGLGGRSFGTWITWFLLGGDLYTAYTFVAVPAAIYATGAAGFFAVPYTILVYPLIFTFLPRLWSVSHKHGYVTTSDFVRGRFGSKGLSLAVALTGILATMPYIALQLVGIQAVLDVMGVGGGENTNWFVKDLPLLIAFGVLAAYTYSSGLRAPALIAFVKDALIYIVIAVAIIYIPIKLGGFDDIFAAASEKYSKAGAGGLAPAPGGQWTYATLALGSALALFMYPHSITATLSSRSREVIRRNTTILPLYSLMLGLLALLGFMAIAAGVKVQNGQLAIPQLFEDMFPDWFTGIAFAAIGIGALVPAAIMSIAAANLFTRNIYKDFIKPDATPKEETRVSKLVSLLVKVGALVFVLTMDKTVAINFQLLGGIWILQTFPALVGGLFTRWFHRWALLAGWAVGMVYGTVAAYGVASPTQKHFGGSAKEIPGIGEIGYIGMTAFVLNVAVAVVLTFALKALKAPDGVDETRPEDYTADAGDAGVSVELPPATAGSAH; encoded by the coding sequence GTGAAGGACGGCGTCAACGGCGTCGCGCTCGGCGTCTTCATCTTCTTCTTCCTGCTCGTCACCGTCATGGGCTTCCTGGCAGCGCGCTGGCGCCGGGCGGACAACGAGCACAGCCTGGACGAGTGGGGCCTGGGCGGCCGGTCCTTCGGCACCTGGATCACCTGGTTCCTGCTCGGCGGCGACCTGTACACCGCCTACACGTTCGTGGCGGTGCCCGCGGCGATCTACGCGACCGGGGCCGCCGGGTTCTTCGCGGTGCCGTACACGATCCTGGTCTACCCGCTGATCTTCACCTTCCTGCCCCGGCTCTGGTCGGTCTCGCACAAGCACGGGTACGTGACGACGTCCGACTTCGTGCGCGGGCGGTTCGGCTCCAAGGGCCTGTCGCTGGCGGTGGCGCTCACCGGCATCCTCGCCACCATGCCGTACATCGCGCTCCAGCTCGTCGGCATCCAGGCGGTGCTGGACGTGATGGGCGTGGGCGGCGGCGAGAACACCAACTGGTTCGTGAAGGACCTGCCGCTGCTGATCGCCTTCGGTGTGCTGGCGGCGTACACGTACTCCTCGGGGCTGCGCGCGCCCGCGCTGATCGCGTTCGTGAAGGACGCGCTCATCTACATCGTCATCGCGGTCGCGATCATCTACATCCCGATCAAGCTGGGCGGTTTCGACGACATCTTCGCCGCGGCCTCCGAGAAGTACAGCAAGGCCGGGGCGGGCGGACTGGCACCGGCCCCGGGCGGCCAGTGGACGTACGCCACCCTGGCGCTGGGCTCCGCGCTGGCGCTGTTCATGTATCCGCACTCGATCACCGCCACGCTGTCCTCGCGCAGCCGCGAGGTGATCCGCCGCAACACCACGATCCTGCCGCTGTACTCGCTGATGCTGGGCCTGCTGGCGCTGCTCGGCTTCATGGCGATCGCGGCGGGCGTGAAGGTGCAGAACGGCCAGCTGGCCATCCCGCAGCTGTTCGAGGACATGTTCCCGGACTGGTTCACGGGCATCGCCTTCGCGGCCATCGGCATCGGCGCGCTGGTGCCGGCGGCGATCATGTCGATCGCGGCCGCGAACCTGTTCACCCGCAACATCTACAAGGACTTCATCAAGCCGGACGCGACGCCCAAGGAGGAGACCCGGGTCTCCAAGCTGGTCTCGCTGCTGGTGAAGGTGGGCGCGCTGGTCTTCGTGCTGACCATGGACAAGACGGTGGCCATCAACTTCCAGCTGCTCGGCGGGATCTGGATCCTGCAGACCTTCCCGGCCCTGGTCGGCGGCCTGTTCACCCGCTGGTTCCACCGCTGGGCGCTGCTGGCCGGCTGGGCGGTCGGCATGGTCTACGGCACGGTCGCGGCCTACGGGGTCGCCTCGCCGACGCAGAAGCACTTCGGCGGCTCGGCCAAGGAGATCCCGGGCATCGGCGAGATCGGCTACATCGGCATGACGGCGTTCGTGCTGAACGTGGCCGTCGCCGTGGTCCTGACCTTCGCCCTCAAGGCTTTGAAGGCCCCCGACGGCGTCGACGAGACCCGCCCGGAGGACTACACGGCCGACGCCGGGGACGCCGGTGTCTCCGTCGAGCTGCCGCCCGCCACCGCGGGCAGCGCCCACTGA
- a CDS encoding DUF3311 domain-containing protein: MSDGPGVGKGVVTPLRVVIGLCLVAPFVAMLWVGSYAKTDPTFIGIPFFYWYQMLWVIISTVLTVIAYRLWQHDQRGRRTGDSASAKGGAAR, from the coding sequence ATGTCAGATGGGCCAGGAGTGGGCAAAGGGGTGGTGACACCCCTGCGGGTGGTCATCGGCCTCTGCCTCGTCGCGCCGTTCGTGGCGATGCTGTGGGTCGGTTCGTACGCGAAGACCGACCCCACGTTCATCGGCATCCCGTTCTTCTACTGGTACCAGATGCTGTGGGTGATCATCTCCACGGTCCTCACGGTGATCGCCTACCGGCTCTGGCAGCACGACCAGCGCGGGCGCCGCACCGGTGACTCCGCGTCCGCGAAGGGCGGTGCGGCCCGGTGA
- a CDS encoding GntR family transcriptional regulator, protein MSTDVSSAENEGGATVRTARVPKYYRLKKHLLDMTQTQAPGTPVPPERTLAAEFDTSRTTVRQALQELVVEGRLERIQGKGTFVAKPKVSQALQLTSYTEDMRAQGLEPTSQLLDIGYITADDRLAALLDITAGGRVLRIERLRMANGEPMAIETTHLSAKRFPALRRSLVKYTSLYTALAEVYDVHLAEAEETIETSLATPREAGLLGTDVGLPMLLLSRHSQDRTGQPVEWVRSVYRGDRYKFVARLKRPMD, encoded by the coding sequence ATGAGCACCGACGTCAGCAGTGCGGAGAACGAGGGTGGGGCGACCGTCCGTACCGCGCGCGTGCCCAAGTACTACCGCCTGAAGAAGCACCTGCTCGACATGACCCAGACGCAGGCGCCCGGCACGCCCGTGCCGCCCGAGCGGACCCTGGCCGCCGAGTTCGACACCTCCCGCACGACCGTGCGCCAGGCGCTCCAGGAACTCGTCGTCGAGGGCCGGCTCGAACGCATCCAGGGCAAAGGCACCTTCGTCGCCAAGCCGAAGGTCTCCCAGGCGCTGCAACTGACCTCCTACACCGAGGACATGCGCGCCCAAGGACTGGAACCGACCTCTCAGCTGCTGGACATCGGGTACATCACCGCCGACGACCGGCTCGCCGCCCTGCTCGACATCACCGCGGGCGGCCGGGTGCTGCGCATCGAGCGGCTGCGCATGGCCAACGGCGAGCCCATGGCCATCGAGACCACGCACCTCTCGGCCAAGCGCTTCCCCGCGCTGCGCCGCAGCCTGGTCAAGTACACCTCGCTCTACACCGCCCTCGCCGAGGTCTACGACGTCCATCTCGCCGAGGCCGAGGAGACCATCGAGACCTCGCTGGCCACCCCCCGCGAGGCCGGGCTGCTCGGCACCGATGTCGGCCTGCCCATGCTGCTGCTCTCCCGGCACTCCCAGGACCGCACCGGCCAGCCCGTGGAGTGGGTGCGCTCGGTCTACCGCGGCGACCGCTACAAGTTCGTGGCGCGCCTGAAGAGGCCGATGGACTGA
- a CDS encoding extracellular solute-binding protein, whose translation MKRKLVAAIGIAGMMVSIAACGGSDDDKGGSNGADAKELTVWLTVDAQNNWPDLVKAADDAVVKKHPGLKVKHEYYGWPDKNTKLDAVLATDKAPDVVEMGNTEMLGYMVKGAFAPLDASKFDNSSGWLDGLKASVTYEGKTYGVPYYAGGRVANWRKDIFAQSDVKTTPKTYQELIADLDKVQQKQGDKFSAWYQPSRDWYAAMSFVYDAGGSIAKEDGGQWKANLSSPESLKGLNDYKAVLDKYMHGDKTKDEADRPIVYGQGKSGMIFAAAWEGATAADPKNDKVGKLADKVENFVMPGPSGKNMPVFLGGSDLAVPVKSKAQAVAAEWINAFTGTAGQKGLIAKGNLPNNKTDLATLKSDPKTAVPATAAESSWFVPMAPGWGQVEKAQVLQTMLQSIGTGKKSVEDAAKEADAAIDKVINTK comes from the coding sequence GTGAAGCGCAAGCTTGTTGCCGCGATCGGTATCGCGGGAATGATGGTCTCCATCGCGGCCTGTGGCGGCAGTGACGACGACAAGGGGGGCTCGAACGGTGCGGACGCCAAGGAGCTGACCGTCTGGCTCACCGTCGACGCGCAGAACAACTGGCCGGACCTGGTCAAGGCCGCCGACGACGCGGTGGTGAAGAAGCACCCGGGGCTGAAGGTCAAGCACGAGTACTACGGCTGGCCGGACAAGAACACCAAGCTCGACGCGGTGCTCGCCACCGACAAGGCCCCCGACGTGGTCGAGATGGGCAACACCGAGATGCTCGGCTACATGGTCAAGGGCGCCTTCGCTCCGCTGGACGCGTCGAAGTTCGACAACTCCTCCGGGTGGCTGGACGGCCTCAAGGCCTCCGTGACGTACGAGGGCAAGACCTACGGGGTGCCCTACTACGCCGGCGGCCGCGTCGCCAACTGGCGCAAGGACATCTTCGCGCAGTCCGATGTGAAGACCACGCCGAAGACCTACCAGGAACTGATCGCCGACCTGGACAAGGTGCAGCAGAAGCAGGGCGACAAGTTCAGCGCCTGGTACCAGCCCAGCCGTGACTGGTACGCCGCGATGTCCTTCGTCTACGACGCCGGCGGCTCCATCGCCAAGGAGGACGGCGGCCAGTGGAAGGCCAACCTCTCCTCGCCGGAGTCCCTGAAGGGCCTGAACGACTACAAGGCCGTCCTGGACAAGTACATGCACGGTGACAAGACCAAGGACGAGGCCGACCGGCCCATCGTCTACGGCCAGGGCAAGTCCGGCATGATCTTCGCCGCCGCCTGGGAGGGCGCGACCGCCGCCGACCCGAAGAACGACAAGGTCGGCAAGCTCGCCGACAAGGTCGAGAACTTCGTGATGCCCGGCCCGTCCGGCAAGAACATGCCGGTCTTCCTCGGCGGTTCGGACCTCGCCGTCCCGGTCAAGTCCAAGGCGCAGGCCGTCGCCGCCGAGTGGATCAACGCCTTCACCGGCACCGCCGGCCAGAAGGGCCTGATCGCCAAGGGCAACCTGCCCAACAACAAGACCGACCTCGCGACGCTGAAGAGCGACCCGAAGACGGCGGTCCCGGCCACCGCGGCCGAGTCCAGCTGGTTCGTCCCGATGGCGCCGGGCTGGGGCCAGGTCGAGAAGGCCCAGGTGCTGCAGACCATGCTGCAGAGCATCGGCACCGGCAAGAAGTCGGTCGAGGACGCCGCCAAGGAGGCGGACGC